One window of Streptomyces sp. NBC_00273 genomic DNA carries:
- a CDS encoding ketosynthase chain-length factor, translating to MSSATGTTVRSVITGIGVVAPTGLNTCDYWSAVLRGESGIRRITRFDPSGYSAELAGEIPQYEPSAHLPSRLLPQTDRMTRLALIAAEEALTDADAAPRDMPPFACGVVTAASAGGFEFGQTELQALWGKGGKYVSAYQSFAWFYPVNSGQISIRHGLRGPGSAIVSEQAGGLDAIAKARRHVRSGTPLMVTGGVDGSLSPWSWLCIIRSGRLSLSRDPRSAYVPFDRRAQGSVVGEGGALLILEDAAQARERGAAHRYGEVAGYASTFDPRPGSGREPGLRRAIELALSDASMAPDDIDVVFADACGVPELDRIEAEALAAVFGPRGVAVTAPKTMTGRLLAGGGSLDVATALLAIRDKVIPPTVHVDAPAHGELLDLVRDVPREGKLSNALVVARGLGGFNSALVVRRAT from the coding sequence GTGAGCAGCGCCACCGGCACGACGGTACGGTCCGTGATCACCGGGATCGGCGTCGTCGCCCCTACGGGGCTCAACACCTGCGACTACTGGTCGGCCGTGCTGCGCGGTGAGAGCGGCATCCGCCGGATCACCCGCTTCGACCCGTCCGGCTACTCAGCTGAACTCGCCGGTGAGATACCGCAGTACGAGCCCTCCGCGCACCTGCCCAGTCGGCTGCTGCCGCAGACCGACCGGATGACGCGACTCGCGCTCATCGCGGCGGAGGAAGCCCTCACGGATGCGGACGCAGCGCCCAGGGACATGCCCCCCTTCGCGTGCGGGGTGGTCACCGCGGCCTCGGCGGGGGGCTTCGAGTTCGGGCAGACGGAACTCCAGGCGCTGTGGGGCAAGGGCGGCAAGTACGTGAGCGCCTATCAGTCGTTCGCCTGGTTCTACCCGGTCAACAGCGGCCAGATCTCCATCCGGCACGGGCTGCGCGGCCCCGGCAGCGCCATCGTGTCCGAGCAGGCCGGCGGTCTTGACGCCATCGCCAAGGCCCGGCGCCATGTCCGCTCCGGCACCCCGCTCATGGTCACCGGCGGGGTCGACGGCTCGCTGTCGCCCTGGAGTTGGCTGTGCATCATCCGCTCCGGGCGCCTGAGCCTCTCCCGCGACCCGCGCAGCGCCTACGTCCCCTTCGACCGGCGGGCGCAGGGTTCGGTCGTCGGCGAGGGCGGTGCCCTGCTGATCCTGGAGGACGCCGCACAGGCAAGGGAGCGCGGCGCGGCGCACCGCTACGGCGAGGTGGCGGGCTACGCCTCGACCTTCGACCCGCGCCCCGGGTCCGGCCGTGAACCGGGTCTGCGTCGGGCGATCGAACTGGCCCTGTCGGATGCGTCGATGGCGCCCGACGACATCGACGTGGTGTTCGCCGACGCGTGCGGCGTCCCCGAGCTCGACCGGATCGAGGCCGAGGCCCTGGCCGCGGTCTTCGGCCCGCGCGGGGTGGCGGTTACCGCTCCCAAGACCATGACGGGCCGGCTGCTTGCGGGCGGTGGGTCCCTCGACGTCGCCACTGCCCTGCTCGCCATCCGCGACAAGGTCATCCCCCCCACCGTCCACGTCGATGCCCCCGCTCATGGGGAGCTGCTCGACCTGGTCCGTGACGTCCCGCGCGAGGGAAAGCTCTCCAACGCGCTGGTTGTCGCCCGCGGCCTGGGCGGTTTCAACTCCGCCCTGGTCGTACGCCGGGCCACCTGA
- a CDS encoding AfsR/SARP family transcriptional regulator has translation MEFKILGPLEVSHNGHLCTPRAPKVKQVLALLLLRANQVVSLDSFIEELWGEKSPQTAVTTTQTYIYHLRKALIRANDKNQTEEKIRTAAPGYILRAEEENLDIKRFDSFIARAQSSMAVGEFGRASQYASQALALWRGAPLAGVDCGNILRGYTVNLEERHIAALELRVRAEMELGNYREMIADLRSLVTVHPLNEWLHAQLIIALNKSGRRSEALHAYQTVRDLLRRELGLEPSLELWRLHQEILAASSRSHPAHGPVPSSHGLVPSAPRRSPAHRASVPAL, from the coding sequence ATGGAATTCAAAATTCTTGGCCCTCTCGAGGTCTCGCACAACGGGCATCTATGCACGCCACGCGCCCCCAAGGTCAAGCAGGTCCTCGCTCTTCTGCTGTTACGGGCGAACCAGGTGGTGAGTCTGGATTCGTTCATCGAGGAACTCTGGGGAGAAAAGTCTCCCCAGACCGCTGTCACCACCACCCAAACCTACATCTACCATCTGCGCAAGGCCCTGATCCGTGCGAACGACAAGAATCAGACGGAGGAGAAAATCCGGACTGCCGCACCCGGCTATATCCTGCGGGCGGAAGAGGAGAATCTCGACATCAAAAGATTCGATTCCTTCATCGCTCGTGCTCAGTCGTCCATGGCGGTCGGAGAGTTCGGACGCGCTTCCCAATACGCCAGCCAGGCACTCGCCCTGTGGCGCGGGGCCCCCCTCGCCGGAGTGGATTGCGGAAACATACTGCGCGGCTACACGGTCAACCTTGAGGAGCGGCACATCGCCGCGCTGGAACTCCGGGTACGGGCCGAGATGGAGCTCGGCAACTACCGCGAGATGATCGCCGATCTCCGCTCCCTGGTGACCGTCCACCCGCTCAACGAGTGGTTGCACGCCCAGCTGATCATCGCGCTGAACAAGTCGGGACGGCGCAGCGAGGCCCTGCACGCCTATCAGACGGTGCGGGACCTGTTGCGTCGCGAACTCGGGCTGGAGCCTTCGCTCGAGCTGTGGCGGCTTCACCAGGAGATCCTCGCAGCAAGCTCACGGTCCCACCCTGCGCACGGTCCGGTCCCCTCTTCGCACGGTCTGGTCCCCTCAGCGCCCCGGCGCAGCCCGGCGCATCGAGCGTCCGTACCCGCCCTCTGA
- a CDS encoding DHA2 family efflux MFS transporter permease subunit codes for MNRAGLLPRRKTAGRQPDQDPLDPALVRLALVLMLGSFAAGLDTTIVNVAIDSLRSDFHAAVGTIQWVSTAYLLALTMIVPLTAWAVDRFGARRMWLTSLTVFLAGSMLCGMAWSTGSLIGFRVLQGLGGGMLLPLVRTILARAAGKERMGRAMVFVAVPGSLTPVLGPVLGGLVINSLDWRWAFYINAPLCLLALALSWRMLPRDHEHTATVRLDGLGLILLPLGLGSLVFGISEIGNNGGDLSGTALIGLAAAAVLLVCYTFHALQTKITPILDLRLFKVRSFTASSMMLFLFGGSFYGALFLLPLYYQQARGASVLHAGLLLAPLGCGMALAMSKVGKLIDRTGAERTITLTGMVLAAGGIVPFALVGPHTSALLLGAATFVTGLGLGTVTLSAFTSTYRGLSPAQIAPATSASRILQQVGGTLGTVFLAVLLQQAVGTAATPDSAFAHTFTWALALTSLAVVPALLLPKGKPQPAT; via the coding sequence ATGAACCGTGCCGGACTCCTCCCTCGCAGGAAAACCGCTGGCCGACAGCCCGACCAGGACCCCCTGGACCCGGCCCTGGTCCGCCTCGCGCTGGTCCTGATGCTGGGCAGCTTCGCCGCTGGCCTGGACACCACGATCGTGAACGTCGCGATCGACTCACTGCGCTCCGACTTCCACGCCGCAGTCGGCACCATTCAGTGGGTCAGTACGGCGTACCTCCTGGCACTGACCATGATCGTGCCGCTCACCGCCTGGGCGGTGGACCGTTTCGGTGCCCGCAGGATGTGGCTGACCTCGCTGACGGTCTTCCTTGCTGGCTCGATGCTGTGCGGGATGGCCTGGTCGACCGGCAGCCTGATCGGTTTCCGGGTCCTGCAGGGCTTGGGCGGTGGCATGCTCCTGCCGCTGGTCCGCACGATCCTCGCCCGCGCCGCCGGCAAGGAACGCATGGGCCGGGCGATGGTCTTCGTAGCGGTCCCCGGCAGCCTCACCCCCGTTCTGGGTCCCGTGCTCGGCGGCCTGGTCATCAACTCGCTCGACTGGCGCTGGGCCTTCTACATCAACGCCCCCCTGTGCCTCCTCGCGCTGGCCCTGTCCTGGCGCATGCTGCCCCGGGACCACGAGCACACCGCCACCGTCCGTCTGGACGGGCTGGGTCTGATCCTGCTGCCGCTCGGGCTGGGCAGCCTGGTGTTCGGCATCTCCGAGATCGGCAACAACGGCGGTGATCTCTCGGGAACCGCGCTGATCGGCCTGGCCGCCGCCGCGGTCCTGCTGGTCTGCTACACCTTCCACGCCCTCCAGACGAAGATCACCCCGATCCTCGACCTGAGGCTGTTCAAGGTACGTTCCTTCACCGCTTCCTCGATGATGTTGTTCCTCTTCGGCGGATCGTTCTACGGCGCACTGTTCCTGCTCCCGCTCTACTACCAGCAGGCCCGAGGCGCCTCCGTCCTGCACGCGGGCCTGCTGCTGGCGCCGCTCGGATGTGGCATGGCCTTGGCCATGTCAAAGGTGGGCAAGCTCATCGACAGGACCGGAGCCGAACGCACCATCACCCTCACCGGCATGGTGCTGGCTGCCGGCGGGATTGTGCCCTTCGCTCTGGTGGGACCGCACACCAGCGCCCTTCTGCTCGGCGCGGCGACGTTCGTCACCGGCCTGGGGCTCGGCACGGTCACCCTGTCCGCCTTCACCAGCACCTACCGCGGACTCTCCCCGGCGCAGATCGCCCCCGCCACCAGCGCCAGCCGGATCCTCCAGCAAGTCGGCGGCACTCTCGGAACCGTCTTCCTCGCCGTTCTCCTCCAGCAGGCCGTCGGCACGGCTGCGACCCCCGACTCCGCCTTCGCTCACACCTTCACGTGGGCCCTGGCACTGACCTCGCTCGCTGTCGTCCCGGCTCTCCTGCTGCCGAAAGGCAAGCCCCAGCCTGCTACCTGA
- a CDS encoding TetR/AcrR family transcriptional regulator, which produces MSETSATTDTGRSPAKRRAILQAASKVFVREGYKGASVDSIAAAAGVAKQTVYGHFGNKEQLFLAVVEQARNSGGIGPERLATLIADTGDARTDLEAAGERLLRAITSPEQAALHRLTIAEAPLHPELQRSWRDDGATQAIAVVAAYLTACAARGELSMPDPARAARQFTILLSAEGQVRSLRGLHQLTDSELRDIARDTTDLIIRAYRP; this is translated from the coding sequence ATGTCAGAGACGAGCGCCACCACCGACACGGGCCGCTCGCCGGCCAAGCGCCGAGCAATCCTCCAAGCGGCGAGCAAAGTGTTCGTGCGCGAGGGCTACAAGGGTGCGAGCGTGGATTCGATCGCCGCTGCGGCCGGGGTGGCCAAGCAGACGGTCTACGGCCACTTCGGCAACAAGGAACAGCTCTTCCTCGCCGTGGTCGAACAGGCCCGCAACTCCGGCGGTATCGGTCCGGAACGCCTGGCCACGCTCATCGCGGACACCGGTGACGCGCGCACGGACCTGGAGGCCGCGGGTGAACGCCTACTGCGGGCCATCACCTCGCCCGAGCAGGCCGCCCTGCACCGCCTGACGATTGCGGAGGCCCCGCTCCACCCCGAGCTGCAACGGTCCTGGCGGGACGACGGGGCCACCCAGGCGATCGCGGTGGTCGCCGCGTACCTGACTGCCTGCGCGGCACGGGGGGAGCTCAGCATGCCCGACCCGGCCCGCGCGGCACGCCAGTTCACGATCTTGCTCAGCGCGGAAGGGCAGGTGCGCTCACTGCGCGGCCTGCACCAGCTGACCGATTCCGAGCTCCGTGACATCGCCCGGGACACGACGGATCTCATCATCCGCGCCTACCGCCCGTAG
- a CDS encoding ABC transporter permease yields the protein MISNALVLARRFLARTLSRPQTLIGIALTPVALTLLFAAVLGDTVSLPGGIDYHDYLVPGMFAMTVASAATGTAVAVNSDMTNGIIDRFRSLPMSGAGVLVGQSLAALLTTAVAAALLAVTGTAIGWRVHAGAPHVAAAFGLILLFAYALNWGMSCLGMLFRSAEGLQQFGLLLTFGSTLLSSAFVPTANMPSALKTVAHWNPLNVLTVAVRNQLGAPHPADAAPAWPMQHPEAATMICSLAMLAVFAPLAVRLYRTRRH from the coding sequence ATGATCAGCAACGCTCTCGTCCTCGCGCGCCGGTTCCTGGCCCGTACGCTCAGTCGGCCGCAGACGCTCATCGGCATCGCCCTCACCCCGGTCGCCCTCACCCTGCTGTTCGCGGCTGTCCTGGGCGACACGGTCAGCCTGCCAGGGGGCATCGACTATCACGACTACCTGGTGCCCGGCATGTTCGCCATGACCGTGGCCTCGGCGGCCACGGGCACAGCGGTTGCCGTCAACAGCGACATGACCAACGGCATCATCGACCGCTTCCGGTCACTACCCATGTCGGGGGCCGGTGTGCTTGTCGGGCAGAGCCTGGCCGCCCTGCTCACCACAGCGGTCGCCGCCGCTCTGCTGGCAGTCACCGGAACGGCCATCGGATGGCGCGTCCACGCCGGTGCCCCTCACGTCGCGGCCGCATTCGGCCTGATCCTACTGTTCGCGTACGCGCTCAACTGGGGGATGTCCTGTCTCGGCATGCTGTTCCGCAGCGCCGAGGGGCTGCAGCAGTTCGGACTCCTCCTGACGTTCGGATCGACCCTCCTGTCCAGCGCGTTCGTCCCCACTGCCAACATGCCGTCCGCATTGAAGACGGTGGCGCACTGGAATCCCCTCAACGTACTGACCGTGGCGGTCCGCAATCAGCTCGGCGCCCCTCACCCGGCCGACGCGGCCCCGGCATGGCCCATGCAACACCCCGAGGCCGCAACCATGATCTGTTCGCTGGCGATGCTCGCCGTCTTCGCTCCGCTCGCCGTACGCCTCTACCGCACCCGCAGGCATTAA
- a CDS encoding ATP-binding cassette domain-containing protein, with product MSDATRQDIAISVEGLTKRFGRTQALRGVSFTADTGSVVGVLGPGGAGKTTTLRVLATLLKPDSGRVAVGGYDVCRAAPAVRRAIGFAGQREALDEFLGGRENLTMIGRLSGMGRTAARNRADELLGEFGLTAEAERPVKSYSSAARRRLDLAACLVARPRILLLDEPTAGFDPRSQHAMWDAVKELVAEGTTLVLATQHLEEADRLADRLVILDRGRVVADGTPARLKAAAGPGRLEVCVSSGGDLPTAAFVLGDFTTGPATIDSVTRRILVHVDERPQLATDVVLSMQAAGISLDDCALRRPSLDEAFLALTAEHRNPTARDGAAAVIH from the coding sequence ATGTCTGATGCAACCCGGCAGGACATTGCCATCAGTGTCGAAGGACTGACCAAGCGCTTCGGTAGAACGCAGGCGCTGCGAGGCGTGAGCTTCACAGCGGATACCGGCAGCGTGGTGGGGGTACTCGGCCCCGGTGGAGCTGGAAAGACGACCACGCTGCGAGTTCTGGCCACCCTCCTGAAGCCGGACAGCGGCCGGGTCGCCGTCGGCGGCTACGACGTGTGCCGTGCTGCACCGGCGGTGCGCAGGGCCATCGGGTTCGCCGGGCAGCGGGAGGCCCTGGATGAGTTTCTGGGCGGCCGGGAGAACCTGACCATGATCGGCAGGCTTTCCGGGATGGGGCGTACGGCGGCGAGGAACCGGGCCGATGAGCTCCTCGGGGAATTCGGCCTGACGGCCGAGGCCGAACGGCCGGTGAAGTCGTACTCGAGTGCTGCACGGCGTCGGCTGGACCTGGCCGCCTGCCTGGTCGCCCGCCCCCGGATCCTGCTTCTCGACGAGCCGACCGCTGGTTTCGACCCCCGCAGCCAGCACGCCATGTGGGACGCAGTGAAGGAACTGGTGGCCGAGGGCACGACCCTCGTTCTGGCTACGCAACACCTGGAAGAGGCCGACCGACTCGCCGACCGCCTTGTGATCCTCGACCGGGGCCGCGTCGTCGCTGACGGCACTCCGGCCCGCCTGAAGGCCGCGGCCGGCCCCGGCCGACTGGAGGTGTGCGTCTCGTCGGGTGGCGACCTGCCCACCGCGGCGTTCGTGCTCGGTGACTTCACCACCGGGCCGGCCACCATCGACTCGGTGACCCGCCGCATTCTCGTCCACGTGGACGAACGGCCCCAACTGGCCACGGACGTCGTGCTGTCGATGCAGGCAGCCGGTATCAGCCTGGACGACTGTGCGCTACGCCGACCCTCCCTCGACGAGGCCTTCCTCGCCCTCACCGCTGAGCACAGGAATCCGACGGCGCGCGACGGTGCCGCGGCTGTCATCCACTGA
- a CDS encoding beta-ketoacyl-[acyl-carrier-protein] synthase family protein, protein MVTGIPEGRRVVITGIGVVAPGGIGRKQYWELLTSGRTATRTISLFDASPFRSRVAAECDFDPLSAGLSRRQIRQWDRTTQFAVVAGKEALEDSGILGQSNPHRTGVMMGTACGSTMSLDSEYALVSDEGKSWLVDEFHGSPYLYDYFVPSSMAAELAWITDAQGPVGVVSTGCTSGIDVLGHAADLIREGHADVITAGASDAAISPITVACFDAIKATSARNDSPETASRPFDRTRNGFVLGEGCAVFVLEELEHARRRDAHVYAELSGHASRCNAYSMTGLSDEGLEMSDAITAAMDMSRFNPGDIDYVNAHGSSTKQNDRHETSALKRSLGHHAYRTPVSSIKSMIGHSLGAIGALETAACALAVEHSVIPPTANLHEPDPECDLDYVPLVARERTVDTVLSVASGFGGFQSALVLNKPERRMA, encoded by the coding sequence ATGGTGACTGGAATACCCGAGGGGCGCCGCGTCGTCATCACGGGAATCGGCGTGGTGGCCCCTGGTGGAATCGGCAGGAAGCAGTACTGGGAACTGCTCACGTCAGGACGTACGGCGACCCGCACCATCTCGTTGTTTGACGCGTCGCCCTTCCGTTCCCGGGTGGCGGCAGAGTGTGATTTCGACCCGCTCAGTGCAGGCCTCAGCCGTCGGCAGATCCGACAGTGGGACCGCACCACGCAATTCGCGGTCGTGGCCGGCAAAGAGGCGTTGGAGGACAGCGGAATCCTGGGCCAGTCAAATCCGCACCGGACCGGCGTGATGATGGGGACGGCTTGTGGCAGCACCATGAGCCTCGACAGCGAGTACGCCCTCGTCAGCGATGAGGGCAAGTCGTGGCTGGTGGACGAGTTCCACGGCTCGCCCTATCTGTACGACTACTTCGTGCCGTCCTCCATGGCCGCGGAGCTCGCCTGGATCACTGATGCGCAGGGCCCGGTGGGCGTGGTGTCCACCGGTTGCACCTCCGGCATCGACGTTCTGGGGCACGCGGCGGACCTGATCCGCGAAGGCCACGCCGACGTGATCACTGCGGGCGCGTCCGATGCGGCGATCTCGCCCATCACCGTGGCCTGTTTCGACGCCATCAAGGCGACCTCCGCGCGCAACGACAGCCCGGAGACCGCTTCCCGGCCGTTCGACCGCACGCGTAACGGCTTCGTGCTCGGTGAGGGCTGCGCGGTGTTCGTCCTGGAGGAGCTGGAGCACGCGCGGCGACGTGACGCCCATGTGTACGCCGAGCTCTCCGGCCATGCCTCCCGGTGCAACGCGTACTCCATGACCGGGCTGAGCGACGAGGGTCTGGAGATGTCGGACGCCATCACCGCCGCCATGGACATGTCCCGCTTCAACCCCGGCGACATCGACTACGTGAACGCCCACGGGTCGTCCACCAAGCAGAACGACCGGCACGAGACCAGCGCGCTCAAGCGCAGTCTGGGACATCACGCCTACCGCACGCCGGTCAGCTCCATCAAGTCGATGATCGGGCACTCCCTGGGCGCGATCGGCGCCCTGGAGACGGCGGCCTGTGCGCTGGCCGTCGAGCACTCGGTGATCCCGCCGACGGCCAACCTGCACGAGCCGGACCCGGAATGCGACCTCGACTACGTGCCGCTGGTGGCCCGTGAGCGCACAGTCGACACGGTGCTCAGCGTGGCCAGCGGCTTCGGCGGCTTCCAGAGCGCGCTGGTGTTGAACAAGCCGGAGCGGAGGATGGCGTGA